From Thunnus albacares chromosome 22, fThuAlb1.1, whole genome shotgun sequence, the proteins below share one genomic window:
- the LOC122974213 gene encoding low affinity immunoglobulin gamma Fc region receptor III-like isoform X1: MMEETSLLLLLFVSSLLCCTTNQARLTVSPSSSQFFEDESFSLSCEEDDSSGGWLLRRNTTKRQMSQCGVKWGRSAGSSCNISVTAPWDSGVYWCESREGATSNSINITVTGGPVILQSPVLPVMEGDDVTLHCKTKTSNLPADFYKDGSLIRTEPAGHMTIHHVSKSDEGLYKCHISSHGESPPSWITVTDPPPTSGAPPLVFRLAYRLVVFSPYFISTLLMMSLYRHRTTAGNDISMATPLPNQPAEGLAEEYDDIMEVTTEHHF, from the exons ATGATGGAGGAAACAtctctactgctgctgctct TTGTGAGTtcactgctgtgctgcacaACAAACCAAG CTCGCCTGACTGTGAGTCCCAGCAGCTCTCagttttttgaagatgaatcaTTCTCTCTGAGCTGTGAGGAAGATGACAGCTCTGGAGGATGGCTGCTGAGGAGGAACACAACCAAACGACAGATGTCTCAGTGTGGAGTTAAATGGGGAAGGTCAGCTGGTTCCTCCTGTAACATCAGTGTAACAGCCCCTTGGGACAGTGGAGTTTACTGGTGTGAGTCCAGAGAGGGAGCAACCAGTAACAGCATCAACATCACAGTCACTG GTGGACCAGTGATCCTGCAGAGTCCTGTCCTCCctgtgatggagggagatgatgtcactctgcactgtaaaacaaagacCTCCAACCTCCCAGCTGATTTCTATAAAGATGGCTCCCTCATCAGGACTGAGcctgcaggtcacatgaccatCCACCATGTTTCCAAGTCTGATGAAGGCCTCTACAAGTGTCACATCAGCAGTCATGGAGAGTCTCCACCCAGCTGGATCACTGTCACAG ACCCGCCCCCTACCTCGGGAGCCCCACCCCTTGTGTTCAGACTGGCCTATCGCCTAGTGGTGTTCTCTCCGTACTTCATCTCCACTCTCCTCATGATGTCTTTATATCGACACAGGACCACAG CAGGAAATGACATCTCCATGGCAACACCCCTGCCCAACCAGCCTGCAGAGGGATTGGCTGAGGaatatgatgacatcatggAGGTCACCACCGAGCATCACTTCTGA
- the LOC122974213 gene encoding Fc receptor-like protein 5 isoform X3, with amino-acid sequence MMEETSLLLLLFVSSLLCCTTNQARLTVSPSSSQFFEDESFSLSCEEDDSSGGWLLRRNTTKRQMSQCGVKWGRSAGSSCNISVTAPWDSGVYWCESREGATSNSINITVTGGPVILQSPVLPVMEGDDVTLHCKTKTSNLPADFYKDGSLIRTEPAGHMTIHHVSKSDEGLYKCHISSHGESPPSWITVTVILEKPSITPQSTPLSWITITGEEVHFDFTTYFIHMFT; translated from the exons ATGATGGAGGAAACAtctctactgctgctgctct TTGTGAGTtcactgctgtgctgcacaACAAACCAAG CTCGCCTGACTGTGAGTCCCAGCAGCTCTCagttttttgaagatgaatcaTTCTCTCTGAGCTGTGAGGAAGATGACAGCTCTGGAGGATGGCTGCTGAGGAGGAACACAACCAAACGACAGATGTCTCAGTGTGGAGTTAAATGGGGAAGGTCAGCTGGTTCCTCCTGTAACATCAGTGTAACAGCCCCTTGGGACAGTGGAGTTTACTGGTGTGAGTCCAGAGAGGGAGCAACCAGTAACAGCATCAACATCACAGTCACTG GTGGACCAGTGATCCTGCAGAGTCCTGTCCTCCctgtgatggagggagatgatgtcactctgcactgtaaaacaaagacCTCCAACCTCCCAGCTGATTTCTATAAAGATGGCTCCCTCATCAGGACTGAGcctgcaggtcacatgaccatCCACCATGTTTCCAAGTCTGATGAAGGCCTCTACAAGTGTCACATCAGCAGTCATGGAGAGTCTCCACCCAGCTGGATCACTGTCACAG tcattttagaGAAACCCAGCATTACACCTCAATCTACACCACTCAGCTGGATCACTATAACAGGTGAGGAAGTTCACTTTGATTTTACCACTTATTTCATCCACATGTTCACCTGA
- the LOC122974213 gene encoding low affinity immunoglobulin gamma Fc region receptor III-like isoform X2 — translation MMEETSLLLLLFVSSLLCCTTNQARLTVSPSSSQFFEDESFSLSCEEDDSSGGWLLRRNTTKRQMSQCGVKWGRSAGSSCNISVTAPWDSGVYWCESREGATSNSINITVTGGPVILQSPVLPVMEGDDVTLHCKTKTSNLPADFYKDGSLIRTEPAGHMTIHHVSKSDEGLYKCHISSHGESPPSWITVTDPPPTSGAPPLVFRLAYRLVVFSPYFISTLLMMSLYRHRTTGNDISMATPLPNQPAEGLAEEYDDIMEVTTEHHF, via the exons ATGATGGAGGAAACAtctctactgctgctgctct TTGTGAGTtcactgctgtgctgcacaACAAACCAAG CTCGCCTGACTGTGAGTCCCAGCAGCTCTCagttttttgaagatgaatcaTTCTCTCTGAGCTGTGAGGAAGATGACAGCTCTGGAGGATGGCTGCTGAGGAGGAACACAACCAAACGACAGATGTCTCAGTGTGGAGTTAAATGGGGAAGGTCAGCTGGTTCCTCCTGTAACATCAGTGTAACAGCCCCTTGGGACAGTGGAGTTTACTGGTGTGAGTCCAGAGAGGGAGCAACCAGTAACAGCATCAACATCACAGTCACTG GTGGACCAGTGATCCTGCAGAGTCCTGTCCTCCctgtgatggagggagatgatgtcactctgcactgtaaaacaaagacCTCCAACCTCCCAGCTGATTTCTATAAAGATGGCTCCCTCATCAGGACTGAGcctgcaggtcacatgaccatCCACCATGTTTCCAAGTCTGATGAAGGCCTCTACAAGTGTCACATCAGCAGTCATGGAGAGTCTCCACCCAGCTGGATCACTGTCACAG ACCCGCCCCCTACCTCGGGAGCCCCACCCCTTGTGTTCAGACTGGCCTATCGCCTAGTGGTGTTCTCTCCGTACTTCATCTCCACTCTCCTCATGATGTCTTTATATCGACACAGGACCACAG GAAATGACATCTCCATGGCAACACCCCTGCCCAACCAGCCTGCAGAGGGATTGGCTGAGGaatatgatgacatcatggAGGTCACCACCGAGCATCACTTCTGA